The proteins below are encoded in one region of Candidatus Ozemobacteraceae bacterium:
- a CDS encoding co-chaperone GroES, with amino-acid sequence MNIHPLGNRVLIELLEKEAKTKGGVFLPETASKERPMRGKVIAVGAGARNKKGTLIPMQVKVGSSVVYSQYAGDEFEIEGKKLLLIKEDEILAIE; translated from the coding sequence ATGAACATTCACCCCCTCGGCAACCGAGTTCTGATCGAACTCCTCGAAAAGGAAGCGAAGACCAAGGGCGGCGTCTTTCTGCCCGAGACCGCTTCCAAGGAGCGCCCGATGCGCGGCAAGGTCATCGCCGTCGGCGCCGGCGCCCGCAACAAGAAAGGGACGCTGATCCCCATGCAAGTCAAGGTCGGCTCCAGCGTCGTTTACTCGCAGTATGCGGGTGACGAATTCGAGATCGAAGGCAAAAAGCTTCTTCTTATCAAGGAAGACGAGATCCTGGCCATCGAGTAA
- the groL gene encoding chaperonin GroEL (60 kDa chaperone family; promotes refolding of misfolded polypeptides especially under stressful conditions; forms two stacked rings of heptamers to form a barrel-shaped 14mer; ends can be capped by GroES; misfolded proteins enter the barrel where they are refolded when GroES binds) — protein sequence MAAKQLRYGEEARRSLEKGVDTVANAVRSTLGPKGCYAVINKSYGSPTITNDGVMIAKEIEVADRFENMGVQLVREVASKTNDIAGDGTTTATVLAQAIVHEGFKNTAAGATPIYLKRGIELGVKAIVDELKKLSRKVDDNKDSVAQVATISARDPEIGKVIAEAMDKVGKDGVITVEEAKSFDTTLEFVDGMEFDKGYVSPYMVTDAERMEAVLENPYILVTENKINNIKDILPVLEKIVQTKRSLLIIAEDVEGEALATLVVNKLRGTFNCVAIKAPAFGDRRKAMLEDIAILTSAKKISEDLGMKLEHTTLEHLGTAKKVIVSKEKTTIIEGNGKPADIKARISQIRAEIDHSTSSYDKEKLQERLAKLSGGVAVIKVGAATETEMKERKTRVEDALSATRAAVEEGVVAGGGVAYLNALKALDTVKAEGETKVGVDIVRKALYEPIRFILSNAGLEASVIIDKIRNHKGDGYGFDVVKNDYTDMFKAGIIDPAKVTRSALQNAASIASILLTTEVLVGELPETSKPAPAMGGMGGMGGMGGMGGMGGMGMM from the coding sequence ATGGCAGCCAAACAGTTGCGTTACGGCGAAGAAGCCCGCCGGTCCCTCGAGAAAGGCGTCGATACCGTCGCCAATGCGGTTCGCTCGACCCTCGGCCCCAAGGGGTGCTATGCCGTCATCAACAAGAGCTACGGCAGCCCCACGATCACGAACGACGGCGTGATGATCGCCAAGGAAATCGAGGTCGCCGACCGCTTCGAGAACATGGGCGTTCAGCTCGTGCGCGAAGTCGCCAGCAAGACCAACGATATCGCCGGCGACGGCACCACCACCGCCACCGTCCTCGCCCAGGCCATCGTGCATGAGGGATTCAAGAACACCGCCGCCGGCGCCACCCCGATTTATCTGAAGCGCGGCATCGAACTCGGCGTGAAGGCCATCGTCGATGAGCTGAAGAAGCTCTCCCGCAAGGTCGACGATAACAAGGACAGCGTTGCCCAGGTCGCCACGATCTCGGCTCGCGACCCTGAGATCGGCAAGGTCATCGCCGAAGCGATGGACAAGGTCGGCAAAGACGGCGTCATCACCGTCGAGGAAGCCAAGAGCTTCGACACCACCCTCGAGTTCGTCGACGGCATGGAGTTCGACAAGGGCTACGTGAGCCCCTACATGGTCACCGACGCCGAGCGCATGGAAGCCGTTCTCGAGAACCCCTACATTCTCGTCACCGAGAACAAGATCAACAACATCAAGGACATCCTCCCCGTCCTCGAAAAGATCGTCCAGACCAAGCGCAGCCTGCTGATCATCGCTGAAGACGTCGAGGGCGAGGCTCTCGCCACCCTCGTCGTGAACAAACTGCGCGGCACCTTCAACTGCGTCGCCATCAAGGCCCCCGCGTTCGGCGACCGCCGCAAGGCCATGCTCGAGGACATCGCGATCCTCACCAGCGCGAAGAAGATCAGCGAAGATCTCGGCATGAAACTCGAGCACACCACGCTCGAGCACCTGGGCACCGCCAAGAAGGTCATCGTCAGCAAGGAAAAGACGACGATCATCGAGGGCAACGGCAAGCCCGCCGATATCAAGGCCCGCATCTCCCAGATCCGCGCCGAGATCGACCACAGCACCAGCAGCTACGACAAAGAAAAACTGCAGGAGCGCCTGGCCAAGCTCAGCGGCGGCGTCGCCGTCATCAAGGTCGGAGCCGCGACCGAGACCGAAATGAAAGAGCGCAAGACCCGCGTCGAAGACGCTCTCTCCGCGACCCGCGCGGCCGTTGAGGAAGGCGTCGTCGCCGGCGGCGGCGTTGCCTACCTCAACGCCCTCAAGGCCCTCGATACCGTCAAGGCCGAAGGCGAGACCAAGGTGGGCGTGGATATCGTCCGCAAGGCTCTCTACGAGCCGATCCGGTTCATCCTTTCGAACGCCGGGCTCGAAGCTTCCGTCATCATCGACAAGATCCGCAACCACAAGGGCGACGGATATGGCTTTGACGTCGTGAAGAACGACTATACCGATATGTTCAAAGCCGGCATCATCGATCCGGCCAAGGTCACCCGCTCGGCGCTCCAGAACGCCGCGTCGATCGCTTCGATCCTGCTCACCACCGAAGTGCTCGTCGGCGAACTGCCCGAAACCAGCAAGCCGGCCCCGGCCATGGGCGGCATGGGCGGTATGGGCGGCATGGGCGGTATGGGCGGCATGGGCGGCATGGGGATGATGTAA
- the groES gene encoding co-chaperone GroES has translation MAFNLTPLNDRIIVKPREALEKTKGGVILPETASKEKPMEGTVIAVGPGKVSDNGTRVAPEVKKDQRVIFAKYSGTEIKIDDDTYLILREEDILAIIN, from the coding sequence ATGGCTTTCAATCTGACCCCTCTCAACGACCGCATCATCGTGAAACCCCGCGAGGCCCTGGAAAAGACCAAGGGTGGCGTCATCCTTCCCGAGACCGCTTCCAAAGAGAAGCCGATGGAAGGCACCGTCATCGCCGTCGGCCCCGGCAAGGTCTCCGACAACGGCACCCGCGTGGCTCCCGAGGTCAAGAAGGATCAGCGCGTGATTTTCGCCAAGTATTCCGGCACCGAGATCAAGATCGACGACGACACCTATCTGATCCTGCGCGAAGAGGACATTCTTGCGATCATCAACTGA
- the groL gene encoding chaperonin GroEL (60 kDa chaperone family; promotes refolding of misfolded polypeptides especially under stressful conditions; forms two stacked rings of heptamers to form a barrel-shaped 14mer; ends can be capped by GroES; misfolded proteins enter the barrel where they are refolded when GroES binds), which translates to MPAKQLKYWEEARRSLEHGVDIVANAVRATLGPKGCYAILDKKFGSPTVTNDGVTIAKEIEVEDKFENMGAQLVKEVASKTNDVAGDGTTTATVLAQAIVHEGFKNVAAGANPSFVKRGIERAVHAVVDEIKTLSKKVDDNKDSVAQVATISARDPEIGKVIAEAMDKVGKDGVITVEEAKSFDTTLEFVDGMEFDKGYVSPYMVNDQERMEAVLENPYILITESKINNIKDILPLLEKIVQVNKPLLIIAEDVEGEALATLVVNKLRGTFNCVAVKAPGFGDRRKAMLEDIAILTNGKKIAEDIGMKLEKATIDMLGQAKKVVVSKEKTTIVEGAGKPADIKARIAQIRAEIDQSTSSYDKEKLQERLAKLSGGVAVIKVGAATETEMKERKTRVEDALSATRAAVEEGVVAGGGVTYLNALPALTKLKAEGDEKIGVDIVRRALYAPIRFILTNAGLEASVIIEKILEKKNNGYGFDVVKNDYTDMFKAGVIDPAKVTRSALQNASSIASILLTTEVLVAELPEKKSNAPAAPGMDMDY; encoded by the coding sequence ATGCCAGCCAAGCAACTCAAATACTGGGAAGAAGCCCGCCGCTCGCTCGAGCACGGCGTCGACATCGTCGCCAATGCCGTTCGCGCCACCCTCGGTCCGAAGGGGTGTTACGCCATCCTCGACAAGAAGTTCGGCAGCCCCACCGTCACCAATGACGGCGTGACCATCGCCAAAGAAATCGAGGTCGAGGACAAGTTCGAGAACATGGGCGCCCAGCTCGTGAAGGAAGTCGCCAGCAAGACCAACGACGTGGCCGGCGACGGCACCACCACCGCCACCGTCCTCGCCCAGGCCATCGTGCATGAGGGCTTCAAGAACGTGGCCGCCGGCGCCAACCCCAGCTTCGTGAAGCGCGGCATCGAGCGCGCCGTCCACGCCGTCGTCGATGAGATCAAGACCCTCTCCAAGAAGGTCGACGACAACAAGGACAGCGTCGCCCAGGTCGCCACGATCTCGGCCCGCGACCCCGAGATCGGCAAGGTCATCGCCGAGGCGATGGACAAAGTCGGCAAAGACGGCGTCATCACCGTCGAGGAAGCCAAGAGCTTCGACACCACTCTCGAGTTCGTCGACGGCATGGAATTCGACAAGGGCTATGTGAGCCCCTACATGGTCAACGACCAGGAGCGCATGGAAGCCGTTCTCGAGAACCCCTACATCCTGATCACCGAGTCGAAGATCAACAACATCAAGGACATCCTGCCCCTGCTCGAGAAGATCGTCCAGGTCAACAAGCCCCTGCTGATCATCGCCGAGGACGTCGAGGGCGAAGCCCTTGCCACGCTCGTCGTGAACAAGCTCCGCGGCACCTTCAACTGCGTCGCCGTGAAGGCTCCCGGCTTCGGCGATCGCCGCAAGGCCATGCTCGAAGACATCGCGATCCTCACCAACGGCAAGAAGATCGCCGAAGACATCGGCATGAAGCTTGAGAAAGCCACGATCGACATGCTCGGCCAGGCCAAGAAGGTCGTCGTCAGCAAGGAAAAGACCACGATCGTCGAAGGCGCCGGCAAGCCCGCCGACATCAAGGCCCGCATCGCGCAGATCCGCGCCGAGATCGACCAGAGCACCAGCAGCTATGACAAAGAAAAGCTGCAGGAGCGCCTGGCCAAGCTCAGCGGCGGCGTCGCCGTCATCAAGGTCGGTGCCGCGACCGAGACCGAGATGAAAGAACGCAAGACCCGCGTCGAAGACGCTCTCTCCGCGACCCGCGCGGCCGTCGAGGAAGGCGTCGTCGCCGGCGGCGGCGTGACGTATCTCAACGCCCTCCCCGCTCTCACCAAGCTGAAGGCCGAAGGCGACGAGAAGATCGGCGTCGACATCGTCCGCCGCGCCCTCTACGCCCCGATCCGGTTCATCCTCACCAACGCCGGCCTCGAAGCCTCCGTCATCATCGAGAAGATTCTCGAGAAGAAGAACAACGGCTACGGCTTCGACGTCGTGAAGAACGATTACACCGACATGTTCAAGGCCGGCGTCATCGATCCGGCGAAGGTCACCCGCTCGGCCCTGCAGAACGCCTCCTCGATCGCTTCGATCCTGCTCACCACCGAAGTGCTCGTGGCCGAACTGCCCGAGAAGAAGTCCAACGCCCCCGCCGCCCCCGGCATGGACATGGACTACTGA
- the hrcA gene encoding heat-inducible transcriptional repressor HrcA encodes MGDPRRQAETFERLAPDLNDRQRRVLKEVCDAFINTGIPVGSRTISRFSSLSCSPATIRNEMADLESMGYLFSPHTSAGRIPTEKGYRFYVNFLLEYDRLGQIENAVMALLDSRIQSRSREQEVLRTAIKVACEQTGLPGLVLAPCKSGNAVRNLQIVRVLETTAMLVMVDECGHITDHLVTIPAETTDEELQKLALHLRAELTENRITDAEAEFLRRSKDLLTRHNHLIAQLTERVRTAISNPASDAIFLEGFVNCFDKPEFSDPEKMRKMIGLLDRKEQLLHLMARSLESGDDIMVNIGSDSGLAVTDLSVVTARYRGPNQSFGRIGLIGPLRMDYARVVATLGNISRALSDLLLSALPTPGSRSGSDS; translated from the coding sequence ATGGGTGATCCACGGAGGCAGGCAGAGACGTTCGAGCGTCTCGCCCCTGATTTGAACGACCGCCAGCGCAGGGTCCTCAAGGAGGTCTGCGACGCCTTCATCAACACCGGCATCCCGGTCGGCTCCCGCACCATTTCTCGCTTCAGCAGCCTGTCATGCTCCCCGGCCACGATCCGGAACGAGATGGCCGACCTCGAGTCGATGGGCTATCTGTTCTCGCCGCACACGTCCGCCGGCCGCATTCCCACGGAAAAAGGGTACCGTTTTTACGTCAACTTCCTGCTCGAATACGATCGCCTCGGCCAGATCGAGAACGCCGTCATGGCCCTTCTCGACAGCCGCATCCAAAGCCGATCCCGTGAGCAGGAGGTCCTGCGCACCGCCATCAAGGTCGCGTGCGAGCAGACGGGCCTGCCGGGCCTCGTCCTCGCCCCCTGCAAATCGGGAAACGCGGTGCGCAACCTGCAGATCGTGCGCGTCCTCGAGACGACCGCCATGCTGGTCATGGTCGACGAGTGCGGCCACATCACCGACCACCTGGTGACGATTCCCGCCGAGACGACGGACGAAGAGCTCCAGAAACTGGCGTTGCATCTTCGCGCCGAACTCACGGAAAACCGGATCACCGACGCCGAGGCCGAGTTCCTGCGGCGCTCGAAGGATCTGCTGACCCGGCACAACCACCTGATCGCGCAGCTCACCGAGCGCGTCCGGACGGCCATTTCCAACCCTGCCTCCGACGCGATTTTCCTCGAGGGATTCGTCAACTGCTTCGACAAGCCCGAGTTCAGCGATCCCGAGAAGATGCGCAAGATGATCGGGCTTCTCGACCGAAAGGAACAACTTCTTCATCTCATGGCGCGAAGCCTTGAAAGCGGAGACGATATCATGGTAAATATCGGCTCCGACTCCGGTCTTGCGGTAACCGATCTGTCGGTGGTCACCGCGCGGTATCGCGGCCCGAACCAGTCGTTCGGCCGTATCGGCCTGATAGGGCCGCTGCGCATGGATTACGCCCGCGTCGTCGCCACGCTCGGCAACATCTCGCGGGCATTGAGCGATCTCCTGCTCTCGGCGCTTCCGACCCCGGGAAGCCGCTCCGGGAGCGACAGTTAG
- a CDS encoding nucleotide exchange factor GrpE, with product MASILPESETIMTAEVNKTQQAPEAAPSPAPEQAASENAAQPAAGTNATQAEAPQGETPQAEAARPEDPLETLKKEVDGIKKELAETKNRYHRALADYDNLKRRTDQKLLEMSEYGSEAFVKKLLPVLDTFESAMRQLTDAKVEAKIMDGFEMLFFQFNDVLEKEGLKPIPAKGQKFDPNLHEAMSKSTDPNQDDEVVLMEYEKGYMFKKRVMRTAKVVINHK from the coding sequence GTGGCAAGCATTCTTCCAGAAAGCGAGACGATCATGACAGCCGAAGTGAACAAGACACAGCAGGCCCCCGAGGCTGCGCCGTCGCCCGCTCCGGAACAGGCCGCGAGCGAAAACGCCGCGCAACCGGCCGCAGGCACCAACGCAACCCAGGCTGAAGCCCCCCAGGGCGAGACCCCGCAGGCCGAAGCGGCCCGGCCCGAGGATCCCCTCGAAACCCTCAAAAAGGAAGTCGACGGCATCAAGAAGGAACTGGCCGAAACGAAGAACCGGTATCATCGCGCCCTGGCTGATTACGACAACCTCAAGCGCCGGACCGACCAGAAGCTGCTCGAGATGTCGGAATACGGCTCTGAGGCGTTCGTGAAGAAGCTTCTGCCCGTGCTCGACACGTTCGAGTCAGCCATGCGCCAGCTGACCGACGCGAAGGTCGAGGCCAAGATCATGGACGGCTTCGAGATGCTCTTCTTCCAGTTCAACGACGTGCTCGAAAAGGAAGGGCTCAAGCCGATCCCGGCGAAGGGGCAGAAGTTCGACCCGAACCTGCATGAAGCCATGTCGAAGAGCACCGATCCGAACCAGGACGACGAGGTCGTCCTGATGGAGTATGAAAAGGGCTACATGTTCAAGAAACGCGTCATGAGAACGGCGAAAGTCGTCATCAACCACAAATAA